The following coding sequences lie in one Halorhabdus rudnickae genomic window:
- a CDS encoding HAD family hydrolase, whose amino-acid sequence MVESYEAVVYDLDGTLVELDVDWALVTREVADRLENHGVATDGATLWNLLKRADAAGVGEVAEELVATHERVGAHTSERLPLADELPLSVPVGVCSLNAETAVRMALERHGLVEAVEAVVGRDSLAPHKPQPEPLLAVVSRLGVDPAETLFVGDSETDEITAERAGTAFQYVEERLGE is encoded by the coding sequence ATGGTCGAGTCCTACGAGGCGGTGGTGTACGACCTCGACGGGACGCTCGTCGAACTCGATGTCGACTGGGCGCTGGTGACCCGCGAGGTCGCCGACCGCCTCGAGAACCACGGGGTCGCGACGGATGGGGCGACGCTGTGGAACCTGTTGAAGCGTGCTGATGCCGCCGGCGTGGGTGAGGTCGCTGAAGAACTCGTCGCGACTCACGAGCGAGTGGGCGCTCACACCTCCGAACGACTCCCGCTGGCCGACGAACTCCCCCTGTCCGTCCCGGTTGGTGTCTGTTCGCTGAACGCCGAGACGGCGGTCCGCATGGCCCTCGAACGGCACGGGCTGGTCGAGGCAGTTGAAGCGGTCGTCGGCCGGGATTCCTTGGCGCCCCACAAGCCCCAACCTGAGCCGCTGTTGGCCGTGGTGAGTCGGCTCGGCGTCGATCCGGCCGAGACGCTGTTCGTCGGCGACTCCGAGACCGACGAAATCACTGCCGAACGGGCCGGGACGGCGTTTCAGTACGTCGAGGAGCGACTCGGCGAGTGA
- a CDS encoding undecaprenyl diphosphate synthase family protein, producing MGIYDRYLAARIRYSDAATPDRVAIVLTERDLLEQGAYDTLEAVFEWAFEYGAEKLTVYVSVLDEDAVPTLRRELESVDAPRPVAVRGPGDDQTVEAPIAVSIGLGGKHEFAAAVEALAREVDAGELDPDDIDEAEIECRLVFPADPDLVIKTGAERLSDFMIWQSVYSELYFTDVNWRDVRKREYLRAIRDYQQRQRRFGQ from the coding sequence GTGGGCATCTACGACCGCTACCTTGCCGCCCGGATCCGCTACAGCGACGCCGCCACCCCCGACCGAGTCGCGATCGTCCTCACGGAACGCGACCTGCTCGAACAGGGTGCCTACGACACGCTGGAAGCCGTTTTCGAGTGGGCTTTCGAATACGGCGCCGAGAAACTCACTGTGTACGTCAGCGTCCTCGACGAGGATGCCGTCCCGACGCTGCGGCGTGAACTCGAATCCGTCGACGCGCCGCGGCCGGTTGCCGTCCGTGGTCCCGGTGACGACCAGACTGTCGAGGCACCGATCGCTGTCTCGATCGGCCTCGGCGGCAAACACGAGTTCGCCGCTGCCGTCGAGGCGCTGGCACGCGAGGTCGACGCCGGCGAACTCGATCCGGACGACATCGACGAGGCCGAGATCGAGTGTCGACTCGTCTTCCCGGCCGATCCCGATCTCGTGATCAAGACTGGTGCCGAGCGGCTCTCGGACTTCATGATCTGGCAGTCGGTGTACTCGGAACTGTACTTCACCGACGTCAACTGGCGGGATGTCCGCAAGCGCGAGTACCTGCGGGCGATCCGGGACTACCAGCAGCGCCAACGTCGCTTCGGCCAGTGA